Proteins found in one Paenibacillus dendritiformis genomic segment:
- a CDS encoding TIGR04086 family membrane protein gives MNALQRVSQWKPNHPILAGIVNSFIWMAMGALALSVLLYSSSANEDKTLGYIYLVHIIALFIGGWTAGRRSGRRGWYYGGLTGFCYAMLVLIIGFLAMDAGISLQKLILVAAASACGALGGIFGVNMSHNK, from the coding sequence CGAATCACCCCATTTTGGCCGGCATCGTCAATTCGTTTATCTGGATGGCCATGGGCGCCCTGGCCTTATCCGTGCTGCTCTACTCCAGTTCCGCCAATGAGGACAAGACGCTCGGCTATATTTATCTTGTCCATATCATCGCTCTTTTTATCGGAGGCTGGACGGCAGGCCGGCGCAGCGGGCGGAGAGGCTGGTACTATGGCGGTCTGACCGGTTTTTGCTACGCCATGCTTGTCCTCATTATCGGCTTTCTCGCCATGGATGCCGGCATCAGCTTGCAGAAGCTGATTCTCGTTGCTGCCGCAAGCGCCTGCGGCGCGCTCGGCGGCATATTCGGCGTCAATATGAGCCACAACAAATAA